The nucleotide sequence ATCGATGATTTGCGCGAACGATTCGCGGCCGACACGGATGTCGTGGAGGTCGAGGCGTATCTCTCGTTGCAAGGATATGACCGGCGACAGATTGGTGAGATCCTTTCACTTCTTTATAGCGATACTGCACCACCCCGCGGATCGGGTGGTTCTGAGATGTCGCGCCACGCGCCGCTCCGGGTTCAGGGGCCGCACGAGCGCGGACGGTTTACCGCCGAAGCCTGGGGCTACCTGGTCATGTTGGGTGGCTCCGGAGCGGTGAATCTCAACGATTTTGAGCAGTTGGTGGAGCGCGCGCTGGTCCATATCGACGGCCGCATCAACCTCGCGGACATCCGTGGTATCGCGGAGGACGTGGGGCTCGATGACGGGGCGATGGACGGCGAGCGCTCCCAGGTACACTGATCTGATGCCAATCAAGAAGGGCACGACCGCGGCGGCTACCAGCGTAGCCAAGCCCGCGGCGAAGAAAGCCGTCAAGAAAGTGGCCAAGAAGGCTGCCAAGAAAACGGTGAAGAAGTCCACAGCGACGGCCGCCAGCCCGGTCGTTGTGGCGACGCCTGTTCGCAAATCGGCCGCCAAAACGTCGGGCGTGTCCACTTCGAAGGCCGTCGCGAAAAAGGCCGCCTCGAAGACCGCCGTCAAGAAGGCCGCCAGCACCAAGGCCCGCAGCCGCTCGCGAATCGACGACGCCCCACCCGATGACGAAGAACCCGCGCCCGCCGGTGGTACGACGCTGGTCATCGTCGAGTCCCCGGCCAAAGCCAAGACAATCGGCAAGTACCTCGGAAAGGGCTTCACGGTGAAGGCCACGGTGGGTCACGTCCGAGATTTGCCCGCCAAGAAGCTTGGCATCGACATCGAGCATGGCTTCGCCCCCGACTACGTCACGATCGAGGGAAAGGAAGACATCCTCACCGAACTCAAGCGAGTCGCGAAGGGCGCCCGCGAGATCTTCATCGCCACCGACCCTGACCGCGAAGGTGAGGCTATCGGCTGGCACGTGGAGCAATACTTTACGCAGCCGCCCCGGTACGCCGTCACGGCGCCGATTCGCCGCGTGATGTTCCACGAAATCACGAAGGACAAGGTCAAGGAGTCGATGGCGAACCCGATGGATATCGACAACAAGAAGGTCGATGCCCAGCAGGCTCGTCGTGTCCTCGATCGCCTCGTGGGTTACAAGGCCAGTCCGGTGCTCTGGAAGACGGTGAAGAAGGGGCTCTCGGCCGGTCGCGTGCAGACCGTGGCGCTGCGCATCATCGTGGAGCGCGAACGCGAGATCCGCGCGTTTACGCCGGTCGAGTACTGGAGCATCGCGGCCGATCTGCAGAAGGGCACGCAACCGTTCACCGCGAAGCTGCATCAGATCGACGGCAGCAAGCCGGAGATCCCGACGGGCGATGAGGCCGAGCGCATTCTCGCCGACCTCAAGGGCCGCACGCAGTTCACCGTCACCGAAGTCAAGCGTCGCGAGAAGCGGAAGAATCCGGCAGCCCCGTTCACCACGTCCACGCTGCAGCAGGAAGCCGCCAAGAAGTTGGGCTTCGGCTCCAAGCGCACCATGCGTCTCGCGCAGGATCTGTACGAAGGCATCGACGTGGGTGGGGAAGAGGGCCAGGTCGGTCTCATCACCTACATGCGTACCGACTCGTCGCGTGTTTCCGAGACCGCGGCTGGCTCGGCGCGCGATTGGCTCAAGGCAGAATACGGCGACTCGTACCTAGCGGCCGGCATGCAGCTCTACCCGAGCGGCAAGGCGAACGCGCAGGACGCGCACGAAGGCGTGCGTCCGACCGACCCCACGCGCCGTCCCGATGATCGTCTCGCCAAGAAGCTGACGGCCGACCAGTTCAAGCTGTATGAACTGATCTGGAAGCGCTTCATCGCGTCGCAGATGGCTCCGGCCGTCTTCGATACCACGACGGTCGACTTCGACATCCCGACGCAGGGACGCGCGTACCTGTTCCGCGCCACGGGCTCCGTCATCAAGTTCGACGGTTTCCTCACGCTCTATCGCGAAGCGCGCGAAGAGGGCGACGGCAAGGCGCTCGAAGACGAGCAGGCGTTGCCGTACCTCGAGCTCAACGAGTCGGTACCGGTCAAGGCGATCACGCCGACGCAGCACTTCACCGCTCCGCCGCCGCGCTTCTCCGAAGCCTCGTTGGTCAAGGAGCTCGAACGCCTCGGTATCGGTCGTCCGTCCACGTACGCGTCGATCATCTCGGTGCTGGCCGAACGGCGCTATGTGTTGCTCGAACAGCGCCGCTTCTTTCCCACGCCCTTGGGCGAGACGGTGGAGAAGGTCATGGTCAAGAAGTTCCCCGCCATCTTCAACGTGCAGTTCACGGCGCAGATGGAAGGGGAACTCGACAAGATCGCGGACGGCGAGCTGGGGTGGGTGCGCGCGCTCACCGACTTCTGGACGCCGTTTCAGGCGACACTCAACGACAACGATCTCGACGTCCTGATCGGCGAAGCGTACGACCTGTCGGCGCTCGCCACCGAAAAGTGTCCCGACTGCGGCGGCAAGCTGGTGGCCAAGGGTGGATTTTTCGGACCGTTCGTGGCCTGTGAGAATCATCCCAAGGCGTGCAAGTACACGCGCCCGATCAAGGGCGAGAAAAAGCCGGCCGAGCTCACGAAGTACATGTGTCAGGAGTGCGGCGAACCGATGGTGGTGCGTCACGGTCGCTCGGGTGACTTCCTCGGCTGCTCCAAGTTCCCGAAGTGCCGTGGCACGCGCAGCATGCCCACCGGCGTGAAGTGTCCCAAGGACGGCGGAGAAATTGCCGAACGGCGCAGCAAGAAGCGCGGGAAGGCGTTCTACGGTTGCGAGAATTATCCGAACTGCGATTTTGTGGTCTGGGATAAGCCCGTGGCCGAGACGTGTCCGGAGTGCGGGTACGTGGGGGCTGAGGCCAAGAGTAACAAGACCCGCGGCGCG is from Gemmatimonas sp. and encodes:
- the topA gene encoding type I DNA topoisomerase, whose translation is MPIKKGTTAAATSVAKPAAKKAVKKVAKKAAKKTVKKSTATAASPVVVATPVRKSAAKTSGVSTSKAVAKKAASKTAVKKAASTKARSRSRIDDAPPDDEEPAPAGGTTLVIVESPAKAKTIGKYLGKGFTVKATVGHVRDLPAKKLGIDIEHGFAPDYVTIEGKEDILTELKRVAKGAREIFIATDPDREGEAIGWHVEQYFTQPPRYAVTAPIRRVMFHEITKDKVKESMANPMDIDNKKVDAQQARRVLDRLVGYKASPVLWKTVKKGLSAGRVQTVALRIIVEREREIRAFTPVEYWSIAADLQKGTQPFTAKLHQIDGSKPEIPTGDEAERILADLKGRTQFTVTEVKRREKRKNPAAPFTTSTLQQEAAKKLGFGSKRTMRLAQDLYEGIDVGGEEGQVGLITYMRTDSSRVSETAAGSARDWLKAEYGDSYLAAGMQLYPSGKANAQDAHEGVRPTDPTRRPDDRLAKKLTADQFKLYELIWKRFIASQMAPAVFDTTTVDFDIPTQGRAYLFRATGSVIKFDGFLTLYREAREEGDGKALEDEQALPYLELNESVPVKAITPTQHFTAPPPRFSEASLVKELERLGIGRPSTYASIISVLAERRYVLLEQRRFFPTPLGETVEKVMVKKFPAIFNVQFTAQMEGELDKIADGELGWVRALTDFWTPFQATLNDNDLDVLIGEAYDLSALATEKCPDCGGKLVAKGGFFGPFVACENHPKACKYTRPIKGEKKPAELTKYMCQECGEPMVVRHGRSGDFLGCSKFPKCRGTRSMPTGVKCPKDGGEIAERRSKKRGKAFYGCENYPNCDFVVWDKPVAETCPECGYVGAEAKSNKTRGAFRKCLKCANEWDVPSPDEAELVAEVA
- a CDS encoding DUF494 family protein yields the protein MNDRWTPVIDDLRERFAADTDVVEVEAYLSLQGYDRRQIGEILSLLYSDTAPPRGSGGSEMSRHAPLRVQGPHERGRFTAEAWGYLVMLGGSGAVNLNDFEQLVERALVHIDGRINLADIRGIAEDVGLDDGAMDGERSQVH